The following are encoded in a window of Onthophagus taurus isolate NC chromosome 3, IU_Otau_3.0, whole genome shotgun sequence genomic DNA:
- the LOC111421767 gene encoding DNA mismatch repair protein Msh2 isoform X2, producing MTNVEPLQALNMDPSQQQGFVRFYRNLPENISATVRFFNHSDYYTVHEDDAKLASETIFGNKIIKYMGLEPKLSYLVLSRGNFEKFIKELLLVKQYRVEVYTKPSTQSRQNTWSLEYKGSPGNLSQFEDILFDNSGNTVFNSTIMCIKNIKANNLGVACINTTESTFFLTEFIDNEFHTQLDALIAQIGPKECIIPQGDSPELVSLKKILDRCNILVVRLKKNEFSGDEIDQDLNRLLFFNEGQQRNYMALPSADLKHALGSLQAGIKYLNLTGDENNFNQYKISTADIHRYVRLDTAALNALNLFPKPSTSARSKSDSIFDVLDNCSTAQGRRLLEQWIKQPLRDINIINERLEVVEALVKNAEARSILSSGCLTRVPDVLVLAKKLSNKKATLQDCYKIYQVIESIPGMLSILKNVDNKFINGMLINPITDVYNDLEKYQAMIEQTLDFNLIDRGEFFIKPSYDEDLTELNEKKLEVEEKIQKVFKKASNDLGLDMDKVLKLECNDQHGYYFRITLKEESALRNNKSYRIIDAIKGGVRFTNDRLSDLNETYQNNNQLYEKQQKHVVDEILTVASGYADSIRNLNLLTAQVDVLVSFATAATSAPITYTKPKLFPEGTGILKLFKARHPCLEKQDDCCYIPNDIDLKQDEKILSIITGPNMGGKSTFMRSIGTCVLLAHIGSLVPCESAEISLVDCILARVGAEDCELKGLSTFMLEMVETSGIVRSATKNSLVIIDELGRGTSTYDGCGIAWAIAEHLARDIQSFTLFATHYHEITQLSETIPTVFNLHASAVVTKTTITPLYQIKEGSCDKSYGIHCARMAEFPVDVIQNAIEHQKKLEFAEGMKYINDYEPILKRNVINEGDKLLKEVLDQIKSKAANLNDEELMNELKRIKEEVMGKNLFIKGLLE from the exons ATGACGAACGTAGAACCGCTACAAGCGTTAAACATGg ATCCATCCCAACAACAAGGTTTTGTAAGGTTTTACAGAAATTTGCCAGAG aacatCTCTGCTAcagtaagattttttaatcacTCCGATTATTACACGGTCCACGAGGACGATGCAAAATTAGCCTCAGAAACAATTTTcggcaataaaataattaaatacatGGGTTTAGAACCGAAATTGAGTTACTTGGTTTTAAGCAGaggaaatttcgaaaagttcaTCAAAGAATTACTTCTTGTTAAACAATACCGAGTTGAAGTTTACACAAAACCCTCAACGCAAAGTCGCCAAAACACTTGGTCGTTAGAATATAAAGGATCCCCAGGAAATTTAAGCCAATTCGAagacattttatttgataattcCGGAAATACCGTTTTTAATTCGACCATAATGTGTATCAAAAACATTAAGGCAAATAATTTAGGTGTAGCTTGTATAAATACAACGGaatcaacatttttcttaaccGAATTTATCGATAACGAATTCCACACTCAACTCGATGCGTTAATCGCACAAATTGGCCCGAAGGAGTGTATAATACCCCAAGGGGATTCACCCGAATTGGtgtcgttaaaaaaaattcttgatcGTTGCAACATTTTGGTTGttcgattaaaaaagaatgaatTTTCCGGTGACGAAATCGATCAAGATTTAAATAGATTACTCTTTTTTAATGAAGGCcaacaaagaaattatatGGCTTTACCTTCGGCTGATTTAAAACATGCTTTAGGTAGTTTACAAGCTGGGATTAAATACTTAAATTTAACTGGggatgaaaataattttaatcaatataaaatttcaacagCTGATATTCATCG ATATGTTCGATTAGATACTGCAGCTTTAAatgctttaaatttatttccaaaaccaTCAACATCCGCTCGGAGTAAATCCGACAGcatatttgatgttttggaTAATTGCTCAACGGCTCAAGGGCGCAGATTATTAGAACAATGGATTAAACAACCACTAAgagatattaatattattaatgaacgCTTAGAAGTTGTTGAAGCTTTAGTTAAAAATGCTGAGGCTCGTTCAATATTATCTTCGGGCTGTTTAACTCGAGTACCCGATGTCTTagttttagcaaaaaaattatcgaataAAAAAGCCACTTTACAAGATTGTTACAAAATTTACCAAGTTATTGAAAGTATCCCTGGGATGTTGAGCATCTTAAAAAACGTTGATAACAAATTCATAAACGGGATGTTAATTAACCCGATTACGGACGTTTATAacgatttagaaaaatatcAAGCGATGATCGAACAAACTTTAGATTTCAATCTAATAGATCGCggtgaatttttcataaaacccAGTTACGATGAAGATTTAAcagaattaaatgaaaaaaaattagaggtcgaagaaaaaatacaaaaagtctTCAAAAAGGCTTCAAACGATTTAGGTCTAGATATggataaagttttaaaactgGAATGTAACGATCAACACGGTTATTATTTTCGTATAACATTAAAAGAAGAATCGGCTCTTCGCAACAATAAAAGTTATCGAATAATCGATGCGATTAAAGGCGGAGTTAGATTTACAAACGACCGTTTATCCGATTTAAACGAAACCTACCAAAACAATAATCAACTTTACgagaaacaacaaaaacacgTCGTTGATGAAATATTAACCGTCGCTTCCGGTTATGCGGATTCTAtaagaaatttgaatttattaacagCCCAAGTTGACGTGTTAGTATCATTCGCAACGGCTGCTACTTCCGCTCCAATAACATACACAAAACCAAAACTATTTCCGGAAGGAACAGGTAttttaaagttgtttaaagCGAGACATCCTTGTTTAGAAAAACAAGATGATTGTTGTTATATCCCGAATGATATCGATTTAAAAcaagatgaaaaaattttaagcaTTATTACCGGACCTAATATGGGGGGAAAAAGTACTTTTATGCGTAGCATTGGTACTTGCGTTTTATTAGCACACATCGGAAGTTTAGTTCCTTGTGAATCCGCTGAAATTTCTCTGGTTGATTGTATTTTAGCTAGAGTTGGAGCTGAAGATTGTGAATTAAAGGGATTAAGTACGTTTATGTTGGAAATGGTTGAAACTTCTGGAATTGTTAGG AGTGCTACAAAAAACTCTTTAGTAATCATTGATGAATTAGGAAGAGGAACTTCGACTTACGACGGTTGTGGAATTGCTTGGGCAATAGCAGA gcaTTTAGCTCGTGATATACAATCTTTCACATTATTCGCTACGCATTATCACGAAATAACCCAACTTTCCGAAACCATCCCCACCGTTTTTAATTTACACGCATCCGCTGTCGTAACAAAAACAACTATAACACCGTTGTATCAAATCAAAGAGGGGTCATGCGATAAAAGTTATGGTATTCATTGCGCTAGAATGGCAGAATTTCCTGTTGATGTTATTCAG aaCGCTATTGAACATCAAAAAAAACTGGAATTTGCAGAAGGGATGAAATACATCAACGATTATGAgccaattttaaaaagaaatgttattaat GAAGGTGATAAGCTACTTAAAGAAGTGTTAgatcaaattaaatcgaaagCAGCTAATTTAAACGATGAGGAGCTGAtgaatgaactaaaaagaattaaagaagaagtgatggggaaaaatttgtttataaaaggATTATTAgaataa
- the LOC111421767 gene encoding DNA mismatch repair protein Msh2 isoform X1 translates to MFSRKFYPNLTFFAFLSDPSQQQGFVRFYRNLPENISATVRFFNHSDYYTVHEDDAKLASETIFGNKIIKYMGLEPKLSYLVLSRGNFEKFIKELLLVKQYRVEVYTKPSTQSRQNTWSLEYKGSPGNLSQFEDILFDNSGNTVFNSTIMCIKNIKANNLGVACINTTESTFFLTEFIDNEFHTQLDALIAQIGPKECIIPQGDSPELVSLKKILDRCNILVVRLKKNEFSGDEIDQDLNRLLFFNEGQQRNYMALPSADLKHALGSLQAGIKYLNLTGDENNFNQYKISTADIHRYVRLDTAALNALNLFPKPSTSARSKSDSIFDVLDNCSTAQGRRLLEQWIKQPLRDINIINERLEVVEALVKNAEARSILSSGCLTRVPDVLVLAKKLSNKKATLQDCYKIYQVIESIPGMLSILKNVDNKFINGMLINPITDVYNDLEKYQAMIEQTLDFNLIDRGEFFIKPSYDEDLTELNEKKLEVEEKIQKVFKKASNDLGLDMDKVLKLECNDQHGYYFRITLKEESALRNNKSYRIIDAIKGGVRFTNDRLSDLNETYQNNNQLYEKQQKHVVDEILTVASGYADSIRNLNLLTAQVDVLVSFATAATSAPITYTKPKLFPEGTGILKLFKARHPCLEKQDDCCYIPNDIDLKQDEKILSIITGPNMGGKSTFMRSIGTCVLLAHIGSLVPCESAEISLVDCILARVGAEDCELKGLSTFMLEMVETSGIVRSATKNSLVIIDELGRGTSTYDGCGIAWAIAEHLARDIQSFTLFATHYHEITQLSETIPTVFNLHASAVVTKTTITPLYQIKEGSCDKSYGIHCARMAEFPVDVIQNAIEHQKKLEFAEGMKYINDYEPILKRNVINEGDKLLKEVLDQIKSKAANLNDEELMNELKRIKEEVMGKNLFIKGLLE, encoded by the exons ATGTTCTCTCGGAAATTCTAtcctaacctaactttttttgcGTTTCTTTCAGATCCATCCCAACAACAAGGTTTTGTAAGGTTTTACAGAAATTTGCCAGAG aacatCTCTGCTAcagtaagattttttaatcacTCCGATTATTACACGGTCCACGAGGACGATGCAAAATTAGCCTCAGAAACAATTTTcggcaataaaataattaaatacatGGGTTTAGAACCGAAATTGAGTTACTTGGTTTTAAGCAGaggaaatttcgaaaagttcaTCAAAGAATTACTTCTTGTTAAACAATACCGAGTTGAAGTTTACACAAAACCCTCAACGCAAAGTCGCCAAAACACTTGGTCGTTAGAATATAAAGGATCCCCAGGAAATTTAAGCCAATTCGAagacattttatttgataattcCGGAAATACCGTTTTTAATTCGACCATAATGTGTATCAAAAACATTAAGGCAAATAATTTAGGTGTAGCTTGTATAAATACAACGGaatcaacatttttcttaaccGAATTTATCGATAACGAATTCCACACTCAACTCGATGCGTTAATCGCACAAATTGGCCCGAAGGAGTGTATAATACCCCAAGGGGATTCACCCGAATTGGtgtcgttaaaaaaaattcttgatcGTTGCAACATTTTGGTTGttcgattaaaaaagaatgaatTTTCCGGTGACGAAATCGATCAAGATTTAAATAGATTACTCTTTTTTAATGAAGGCcaacaaagaaattatatGGCTTTACCTTCGGCTGATTTAAAACATGCTTTAGGTAGTTTACAAGCTGGGATTAAATACTTAAATTTAACTGGggatgaaaataattttaatcaatataaaatttcaacagCTGATATTCATCG ATATGTTCGATTAGATACTGCAGCTTTAAatgctttaaatttatttccaaaaccaTCAACATCCGCTCGGAGTAAATCCGACAGcatatttgatgttttggaTAATTGCTCAACGGCTCAAGGGCGCAGATTATTAGAACAATGGATTAAACAACCACTAAgagatattaatattattaatgaacgCTTAGAAGTTGTTGAAGCTTTAGTTAAAAATGCTGAGGCTCGTTCAATATTATCTTCGGGCTGTTTAACTCGAGTACCCGATGTCTTagttttagcaaaaaaattatcgaataAAAAAGCCACTTTACAAGATTGTTACAAAATTTACCAAGTTATTGAAAGTATCCCTGGGATGTTGAGCATCTTAAAAAACGTTGATAACAAATTCATAAACGGGATGTTAATTAACCCGATTACGGACGTTTATAacgatttagaaaaatatcAAGCGATGATCGAACAAACTTTAGATTTCAATCTAATAGATCGCggtgaatttttcataaaacccAGTTACGATGAAGATTTAAcagaattaaatgaaaaaaaattagaggtcgaagaaaaaatacaaaaagtctTCAAAAAGGCTTCAAACGATTTAGGTCTAGATATggataaagttttaaaactgGAATGTAACGATCAACACGGTTATTATTTTCGTATAACATTAAAAGAAGAATCGGCTCTTCGCAACAATAAAAGTTATCGAATAATCGATGCGATTAAAGGCGGAGTTAGATTTACAAACGACCGTTTATCCGATTTAAACGAAACCTACCAAAACAATAATCAACTTTACgagaaacaacaaaaacacgTCGTTGATGAAATATTAACCGTCGCTTCCGGTTATGCGGATTCTAtaagaaatttgaatttattaacagCCCAAGTTGACGTGTTAGTATCATTCGCAACGGCTGCTACTTCCGCTCCAATAACATACACAAAACCAAAACTATTTCCGGAAGGAACAGGTAttttaaagttgtttaaagCGAGACATCCTTGTTTAGAAAAACAAGATGATTGTTGTTATATCCCGAATGATATCGATTTAAAAcaagatgaaaaaattttaagcaTTATTACCGGACCTAATATGGGGGGAAAAAGTACTTTTATGCGTAGCATTGGTACTTGCGTTTTATTAGCACACATCGGAAGTTTAGTTCCTTGTGAATCCGCTGAAATTTCTCTGGTTGATTGTATTTTAGCTAGAGTTGGAGCTGAAGATTGTGAATTAAAGGGATTAAGTACGTTTATGTTGGAAATGGTTGAAACTTCTGGAATTGTTAGG AGTGCTACAAAAAACTCTTTAGTAATCATTGATGAATTAGGAAGAGGAACTTCGACTTACGACGGTTGTGGAATTGCTTGGGCAATAGCAGA gcaTTTAGCTCGTGATATACAATCTTTCACATTATTCGCTACGCATTATCACGAAATAACCCAACTTTCCGAAACCATCCCCACCGTTTTTAATTTACACGCATCCGCTGTCGTAACAAAAACAACTATAACACCGTTGTATCAAATCAAAGAGGGGTCATGCGATAAAAGTTATGGTATTCATTGCGCTAGAATGGCAGAATTTCCTGTTGATGTTATTCAG aaCGCTATTGAACATCAAAAAAAACTGGAATTTGCAGAAGGGATGAAATACATCAACGATTATGAgccaattttaaaaagaaatgttattaat GAAGGTGATAAGCTACTTAAAGAAGTGTTAgatcaaattaaatcgaaagCAGCTAATTTAAACGATGAGGAGCTGAtgaatgaactaaaaagaattaaagaagaagtgatggggaaaaatttgtttataaaaggATTATTAgaataa
- the LOC111418242 gene encoding putative uncharacterized protein DDB_G0277255 translates to MKTLLLLTIFGISLSLQEGYYHKQYEYKSSKSSYKNNELQHKADDEEFSSVHGDLSGRNDPKVNAYSQHTEYRNPNSQEPIESGFGGSQFSSGSSGRYQNQNLGYGTNPDDVTGSISGQRKHISYSGTYTVSGGQNQLQGGNYDTQSNLLDLTQKLQNSLSSQLSRAISEQRRSGYDQHSTSFSSVGVENEIRSLEDELRANLTRSLQEELNAQYGSQTQRGSYSYSGSQMKPNYNTQELEDLTQQVRTNLLDQLKREYKTSSSSSSSSTKSSYSSSGSHSFGNSYNQPIYSQPNYPRYPSQDVSSSSDYSSRAHTTMYTKPSIPTIRPSQQLVDVTSNAQNELDMILNRALTLLKTKYMNDDTYKSYYQPDYTVILNDLTHELKQNISMEIQNALRNAYGLQEEKNGYYFSTWNVNANIANYKAEDLDNLKRQVEKNLLDKLTREVRNQETTYSQKRTQYETRTRSQSQTANSWGTYPSDNNNQYSSQHSSQSQYSSSSTYGINRYPSQNKPNQETDDVNYHNINRYPSNPTGSYPKTNFDQQQVEEIDFNKPNTQRPGYIYPNSDSLPRNSYPNNYQSGSYPSNTNPSSTYPLGSYPSNQHPSNTYPSSSYPSTSNTYSSSQSNRESTYQQVSRPQMESSSQLSSSEISRIDEELRSDLTNQLQVLSQKQRDQEKYGSSHTVDLTEEFKQNFSRRVEQVLREHGINGGYSFTIYSSGGSGGRISEEMLRLLMNDLLRQLREQLIASSTKSKTYTSNAKITFNPTYTYPSGYGVQGGSYNNYQMKSGYREVDYQQTEDCMQSDEATSTPKNIKPPKVRGDMSPDLEVAPLENTPTDKPKARDVVTSRTTPKTPSNDLNQQTQKLEQLNQDISKQLAGLTQQNQDFRHFDQQTQDLNQQTQDLTQQTEDLTQQLENINKQTYFKPQHADLIQQTEDLTQQTEDLTQQLEKVNKQTYFKPQHADLNQQTEDFRHFDEQTSDLTQKTEDLSQHSYTPLNSGLIQQTEDFPKQTQIAQVEEVFSKPEEKIEETTTQQPGFWKKLGGKITGGFNTVKDKVQSIG, encoded by the coding sequence ATGAAAAcgctattattattaacaatttttggaaTATCTCTTTCGTTGCAAGAAGGATATTACCATAAACAATACGAATAcaaatcatcaaaatcttCGTATAAAAATAACGAACTCCAACATAAAGCGGACGACGAAGAATTTTCTTCGGTCCATGGAGATTTATCGGGGAGAAATGATCCTAAAGTGAACGCTTATTCTCAACATACCGAGTATAGAAATCCAAATTCACAAGAACCGATTGAGTCGGGATTTGGGGGGAGCCAATTTTCTTCTGGGTCTAGCGGTCGCTATCAGAATCAAAATTTGGGTTATGGTACAAATCCGGATGATGTAACAGGGTCTATATCGGGGCaaagaaaacatatttcttACTCGGGAACTTACACGGTTTCTGGGGGACAAAATCAATTGCAAGGAGGAAATTATGACACTCAATCGAATCTTTTagatttaactcaaaaacttcaaaacaGTTTATCTAGTCAATTATCGAGAGCGATTTCCGAACAAAGAAGATCCGGTTATGATCAACATTCAACGTCATTTTCAAGCGTTGgagttgaaaatgaaataagaagcttAGAGGATGAATTAAGAGCGAATTTAACAAGGAGTTTACAAGAAGAATTGAACGCCCAATATGGAAGTCAAACCCAAAGAGGTTCTTATTCTTACTCTGGGTCTCAAATGAAACCAAATTATAATACTCAAGAATTAGAGGATTTAACGCAACAGGTTCGAACGAATCTTTTGGATCAATTAAAACGGGAATATAAAACAAGTTcgtcttcatcatcatcatcaacaaAATCATCTTATAGCTCAAGTGGAAGTCATTCTTTCGGAAACAGTTACAATCAACCCATTTACTCCCAACCTAACTATCCGAGGTATCCTTCTCAAGATGTATCTTCATCAAGTGATTATTCCTCGAGAGCACACACAACTATGTACACAAAACCATCAATTCCAACAATTCGCCCAAGTCAGCAATTAGTTGATGTAACAAGCAACGCTCAAAATGaattagatatgattttaaatCGAGCTTTAACactcttaaaaactaaatacatgAATGATGACACATACAAAAGTTATTATCAACCAGATTACACCGTCATCTTGAATGATTTAACCCacgaattaaaacaaaatatttcaatgGAAATCCAAAACGCTTTAAGAAACGCTTACGGGTtgcaagaagaaaaaaatggttACTATTTTAGCACTTGGAACGTTAACGCGAATATTGCGAATTATAAAGCTGAAGATTTAGACAACTTAAAACGACAagtcgaaaaaaatttattggataAATTAACACGGGAGGTTCGCAATCAAGAAACGACTTATTCCCAGAAAAGGACTCAATACGAAACTAGAACAAGAAGTCAAAGTCAAACGGCGAATTCTTGGGGAACTTATCCGagtgataataataatcaatattcAAGTCAACATTCAAGTCAAAGTCAATATTCAAGCAGTTCTACTTATGGAATTAATCGGTATCCAAGCCAAAATAAGCCAAATCAAGAAACTGACGATGTTAATTATCACAATATAAATAGATATCCAAGTAATCCGACGGGAAGTtatccaaaaacaaattttgatcaacaacaagttgaagaaattgattttaataaaccaAATACTCAACGACCTGGGTATATATATCCAAATAGTGATTCTCTTCCCCGAAATTCTTATCCTAATAATTATCAGTCGGGTTCGTATCCATCAAATACAAATCCATCAAGTACTTATCCATTAGGCTCTTATCCATCAAATCAACATCCATCGAATACTTATCCATCAAGTTCTTATCCATCAACATCAAATACCTACTCTTCATCGCAATCCAATCGTGAATCAACTTACCAACAAGTTTCCAGGCCTCAAATGGAATCGTCTTCTCAACTTTCCTCATCCGAAATTTCGAGAATTGATGAAGAATTAAGGAGTGATTTAACTAACCAACTTCAAGTTTTGTCTCAAAAACAACGtgatcaagaaaaatatggcTCATCTCACACCGTTGATTTAACCGAAGagtttaaacaaaacttttcaAGGCGAGTAGAACAAGTTTTGAGGGAGCACGGAATCAATGGGGGTTATTCATTTACGATTTATTCAAGTGGAGGTTCCGGCGGACGAATTAGCGAGGAAATGCTTCGTTTATTAATGAACGATTTATTGCGACAACTCCGGGAACAATTAATCGCTTCTTCAACCAAGTCAAAAACTTATACTTCGAAtgcaaaaattacttttaaccCGACTTATACGTATCCGTCCGGGTATGGAGTACAAGGTGgaagttataataattatcaGATGAAGAGTGGTTATCGGGAGGTTGATTACCAGCAAACTGAAGATTGTATGCAAAGTGACGAAGCCACATCGACacccaaaaatattaaaccacCAAAAGTTCGAGGTGATATGTCACCGGATCTTGAAGTTGCACCTTTGGAAAATACACCAACCGATAAACCAAAAGCTCGAGATGTTGTTACAAGTAGAACAACCCCAAAAACTCCATcaaatgatttaaatcaacaaacacaaaaattggaacaattaaaccaagatatttcaaaacaattaGCTGGCTTGACTCAACAAAATCAAGATTTTCGTCATTTTGATCAACAAACTCAAGATTTAAATCAACAAACCCAAGATTTAACTCAACAAACCGAAGATTTAACTCAACaacttgaaaatataaataaacaaacttattttaaacCTCAACAtgctgatttaattcaacaaaCGGAAGATTTAACTCAACAAACTGAAGATTTAActcaacaacttgaaaaagtaaataaacaaacttattttaaacCTCAACATGCTGATTTAAATCAACAAACTGAAGATTTTCGCCATTTTGATGAACAAACTTCtgatttaactcaaaaaactGAAGATTTATCACAGCATTCATATACACCATTAAATTCTGGGTTAATTCAACAAACGGAAGATTTTCCCAAACAAACCCAAATTGCTCAAGTTGAAGAGGTTTTTTCTAAGCcagaagaaaaaattgaagaaacgaCCACGCAACAACCCggattttggaaaaaattgggtgGAAAGATAACTGGTGGATTTAATACGGTGAAAGACAAGGTTCAATCGATAggttaa
- the LOC111421768 gene encoding uncharacterized protein, with amino-acid sequence MDVTLQKRCAKLVYVIPEGLRELMSDISREVLRSQPEHFYEFIADYLDALMITRENARVAARLVDSIIQIATMTVELLQQTGMSRDEADRMANIIQDAFKRYMAIKQEPVVYASVQDEEEEEHQLIIDILHQFGDYFDQDNAAIPIIQRAFREFKLRHLRERQMLAGIVDWRVAARSAIYLYRHTGVTMEEANRAATLIKAAYKGYYTRRIMRRLLEEGQRVYEEQEEIAQQERMKSRSAEEYSESEEEEAEGADVSDRPSFIALGVLQDVLKIVVPDDQIQTAPPVSAVEDDLYGEDALTTMATSEVTTEAPPLTESEGDEGGETDEGGGGQGGEPPAEGDVAPAEGEAPAPADGEAPAEGEAPAPAEGEAPAPAEGETPAPAEGEAPAPAEGEAAPPAE; translated from the exons ATGGATGTAACGCTACAAAAAAGATGCGCAAAATTAGTTTACGTAATCCCGGAAGGTTTGCGAGAATTAATGAGCGATATTTCAAGAGAA gTTCTTAGAAGCCAACCAGAACATTTCTACGAATTTATAGCCGATTATCTTGATGCTTTGATGATCACAAGAGAAAATGCAAGAGTTGCTGCAAGATTGGTTGATAGCATCATACAAATTGCAACGATGACCGTTGAATTACTACAACAAACTGGGATGAGTAGAGATGAAGCTGATCGAATGGCAAATATCATTCAAGATGCTTTTAAGAGATATATGGCTATAAAACAAGAACCGGTTGTTTATgctt cCGTTCaggatgaagaagaagaagaacaccAATTAATCATCGATATTCTCCATCAATTTGGAGATTATTTCGACCAAGATAACGCAGCAATACCAATTATTCAACGAGCTTTCAGAGAATTTAAACTTCGTCATTTGCGCGAACGACAAATGTTAGCTGGAATAGTTGATTGGCGAGTAGCAGCAAGAAGCGCTATTTACCTTTACAGACACACCGGGGTTACTATGGAAGAAGCAAACCGTGCCGCAACTTTAATCAAAGCCGCTTACAAAGGTTATTACACCCGAAGAATTATGAGGCGATTACTTGAAGAAGGACAAAGAGTATACGAGGAACAAGAAGAAATCGCTCAACAGGAACGAATGAAATCGCGTAGCGCAGAAGAATACAGCgaaagtgaagaagaagaagcagAAGGAGCAGATGTTTCTGATCGACCGTCGTTTATCGCATTAGGTGTATTACAAGATGTTTTAAAGATAGTTGTTCCAGATGATCAAATTCAAACTGCGCCTCCAGTTTCCGCAGTTGAAGATGATTTATATGGGGAAGATGCGTTAACTACTATGGCTACTTCTGAAGTCACAACGGAAGCACCTCCATTAACTGAATCGGAAGGAGATGAAGGTGGGGAAACTGATGAAGGTGGTGGAGGACAAGGAGGGGAACCACCAGCTGAAGGAGATGTAGCTCCAGCTGAAGGTGAAGCACCAGCTCCCGCTGATGGAGAAGCTCCAGCTGAAGGAGAAGCGCCAGCTCCAGCTGAAGGAGAAGCACCAGCTCCCGCTGAAGGAGAAACACCAGCTCCAGCCGAAGGAGAAGCTCCAGCTCCCGCTGAAGGAGAAGCAGCACCTCCAGCTgaatga